Below is a window of Lodderomyces elongisporus chromosome 3, complete sequence DNA.
aaatgaaatggaaaaaaacaaaaactgtGGCGTAATTGCAAATTCCGTACAGGTGAAATTTTTTGCAcccaaaacaacaacaacaacaacaacaacaacaagaaagaaagaaaggagagagagagttgAAGAATATGCATCAACATAACACACATTCGAATGAAAATAGACAAATACCAGAGTCATCAACCGATGGATGCACATGCACACATATGCAATCATACACTGacaaatatttatatacacaaacacaaacacaaacacaaacacaaacacaataCCATCCTCCTTGTCAAGTTTGGACACAGCTTTGCATCTTCTTATCTAGTGCAGAGCTGGCAATCCAGCACGTGATTGGCAGTACACGTACTCTACTATACATACACTTGTCTACAGCCacagttttttttgattctctcattttattttctcttcctccttttAGCATATTGACACTCTTTACATCGTAAACTTCCATTACCCTTTGTCATATGACTTTCTGATATAGACCACAGCAAGCACATACATCGACACAATGCTGAGTTCGAGGCAAGTATATAATGGGAAGAAATCCGTCTTTACTCCTTCTTGCTATAAACTGTTTTATCACAATATCACCAATACATAGTTTTATAAAACAATCTCTTAGAATCTAAGAGTCATATACTACTCACATTTACAAacacaattacaaatacatccacacacacacacacatacacatataaGTTTACTTCAATAATGGCCCCCGTTGCAGCTGCAGTTGAAGACAAGTACGATGCTTCCCAATTCCAACCTTCTTATTCAGGCAAAACCAAGCGTGGCAGCATCACGGTGAGCCAGGACAACCAAAAATTGGCATTGTACCCACAATACTTGCCCACATGGAACCCATTACAGAAATTCCCACCAtacaagtttgaaaaatacaTTGACAAAGGCCATCAAGCAAGCGATAAGTTTGAaaacttgttttctttgggCAGTGCCAAATCTACAGATTACACAGTGAAGAGGTTGACTCCAAAACTTGGATCTGAAATCGATGGAATCCAACTTAGTCAATTGGACGACAAGGCTAAACTGGATTTGGCCAAGTTTGTTGCTGAGAGAggtgttgttgtgtttAAGAACCAGGACTTTAATGATAAGGGTCCACAATTCGCCATTGACTTTATGAACTACTTTGGACCATTGCACATCCATCCAACCTCGGGATCCCCGGAAAATTTTCCACAAATGCACATCACATTCCGTGGGGCATCTCAAGATGAGATTGACACGGCTTTTGccaaaaacacaaactCCATCTCATGGCATAGCGACTGCTCATACTCTCTTAACGCGCTCCAATTGACTTTATTTTCATGCTTGCAACTTCCCGAGAGCGGTGGCGATACATTGTTTGCAAACACGGTGGAGGCTTACAATCGTTTGAGTCCCGCTATGCAAGAACGCCTTGAAGGATTGCACATATTGCACTCCTCGGTGGAACAGGCTGAGACTAATAAAAAGGCAGGCGGGATCACTAGAAGAGAACCCGAAACAAACATACACCCCATTGTGCGCGTTAATCCATTGACGGGCAAGAAACACCTCTACGTGAATAAGGAGTTTGGAAGAAGAATCATCGAAttaaagaaggaagagtCAGACTACTTGTTGAAATTCTTGTATGATCATATAGAGGGAGCGCAAGATTTGCAAATCAGGGTCTCGTGGCAGCCAAACACAGTGGTGCTCTGGAACAACGCCACCACTGTACACACCCCATGCGTTGATTTTGACGAACCCGTCATTAGACACGCGTACAGAATCAGTGTGATGGGCGAGAGACCCGTGTCTGATTTGAAGTACTTGAATGATGAAAACtacttgaaagaaaagtacGAGGAATTGGGTATCTAGAAGCGAttgaaagaatgaaatGTTGGGTGAggggtgtgtgtgtgtgtgtggagAAGGAGggttgttttcttttcctcttgaaattttttgaaataatgTTCAAGGTGGTTGTCGAAGTATCTGGAATGCAAAACACGCAGCTGCTGGATTTGCTGTATAAAGaattactttttcttttaagaaagtaagaaaaaaaaaatgagtaTATGAATAGGTTATCTTTAAAATGTTTagattgtttttgtttttgctttttgatCTCTGGGATTTTACCGTCTCTTCATTTTACTTGattctttgtttcaatATTGTGATAAACTATAAGCTTTACTTTCTTATCCATCAATAACCTGAACATGTCGATTTATAAATTGTtttgtagtagtagtgaCATGTTGTTGCGATACCTACTAAGCATTCTATGCGGTATTGGTGATTGTTTCGTCTTGACGCgtacattttcaaattgccaaaagaaaaaagaaaaaaaaaaagaaaaaacaatttaaatTATGGATAGAAAGATAgagggaaagaaaggaaaaaaaaaaattacttgAAGTTGTGGTGGAATACTGCGCatcgtttccatctgttgCAAAATTCAAATCGAGTCGGATTATAGCAagccaacaacaacaaaaaaataatcaatataataatcatcatagtaatcatcatcaaaccCCAGACCTAATTGAGTTGAATTtcgaatatatatatatatatatatatattcacaTAACCAGTAACAGTATTTGGATTTTTCTGATGAGCTGGTTcagaaaaggagaaacaaaaccTGTATCGACATCGGGTTTACAAGAGAACAAGGTACAGGTGCCAGCTTCTTCGCCAATTCGCATAGACACTTCCACGAGAGATGACTCTCCTATACGGCAGCCAAGCTTAGCAGCGGGATTgccatcattatcatcatcagcatcGACGGCAGCAGCATCGacatcagcatcagcatcagcatcattATCAAATGATGCAAAAGAACGCGAgcttgaaaagaaaagacaacGAATACGGTCGCATCCAGACTTTCCCTTGATACAAAAGAGATTTGATTACCTCAACGAAAAAGAACTTTTCAAAGGCTTTGTCAAAGGTGGAGGCAGGGTGAGAGAAGTTACAAAATGGTTGGAGGAAAATTATAGTCGTGAGGAATACCTCcgaaaacagaaagaagagtTGGAACGAAAGTACAAGgaggaaaacaaattgcGCCAGCAACAACGAGAAGAAAGACTCAGGTTGGAGTATGAAGCACTTTTAAAGCGCAAGGAATCCAAAGTGGAAACTGATCAGAAGAGGGACGATAATAAGGATAAATTGGGTAAATTGGGTAAATTGGGCGtgcaagagaaagagaaagaccGGGGGgtagaaaaggaaaagtacgaaaaaaaggaaaaacacgAGGAAgtggagaaagaaaaggatgatgatgatgatgatgatgatgatgatgatgatgccaTATCCATTGCACCAACTAGAAAAACGGCACCAGCATTTATTGCCGATGAGGACGAATCACCAGTCAAGGGAAAAGCAAGGGTGAAAACATCTACAATTGAACCATCACCAGTAAAGGAGAATAATTCGTCTACCAAAGTCGAGATCAAGTCGAAACAATCTATTTTGAACAAGTATAGAAATCCAACATTGAGGAACCAACCTACTTTGGAGCAATTTGGAAGACTCGCATCACTATCAAACATCAATTCCTCTTCCCCCCTCtctaacaacaacaacaacatcaagagaagaaaactAGTTAGAGGATCGTTGCTTGATGGCACACTTTCTTCTGAATCTGAATCTTCGTCCCCGGTGCCTGCACCACTGGCATTGAGTGCAAAGTTTAGCTTTCACGATGACTCAATTCCCAATCGCAGTAGTACAGCTTCTCCTATTGTTCCTGCAGCACCGTTAGACGAATTAGAAGAGCTGGAAAGGAGGATTGCAGaaaacagaagaagagccaaattgcaaaaacaacaatataataacaacaataacaacaataacaacattAATAATTACAGCCAGGCACGCTATGGCCATCCTAAACATTCACACGGCAGCAAATCGAATGTCATTTCCATCAGTGATGAGGAAGAAATGGTTcttgatgacgatgatttAAGTGATTCGATGTCGGAGGAAGAGTTGGTGATGGGTGCTGAAGATGGAATCACCAGTATAGATGGTCAAATTGTCGAGTTTCTTAACAATGCATCGATTGAGGATATTGTAGATATCTCAAACGTCGAACCTGATGTGGCAGAAAGAGTCATTAGTGCTCGTCCATTCAACACGATCAATGATATTGCAGACAACAATTTTGCGGATGCCAATGCACCAGTACTGAACAGACGCAAGACTGTTGGATTGAGGATGATTGAACAAACTGAGGTGAGTTTGAAAGGATACAAGGCTGTTGATTCCTTGATCAAAAAATGTGCACAATATGGTGAAATTGTTTCTTCACAGATGAAGGCATGGGGAGTCACACAGACTGGACAAGAAGGGGAGTTGGATGTTGTGGACTTGGATCCTACAGACGATGGCGAAGCTAAGACTACTATCGATGTGCCAGcagataaaaaagaagaagaagaagatgatgatgatgatgatgatgtggTAGAGGTGAAGAAAGGTAGCTCTGGTTTAAGATATCTCAAACACAAACCTGCGCTTTTGAGCGATGATATCACATTAAACAACTACCAGCAAGTGGGACTTAATTGGATCAATATGTTGTACAGGAACAAGATCTCGTGTATCTTGGCCGATGAGATGGGTCTTGGTAAAACATGTCAGGTTATTTCATTTATGGCGCATTTGAAAGAAACAGGAGCAAAACATCCGCATTTAGTTGTTGTACCAGCATCAACGCTTGAGAACTGGATCCGTGAATTTAACAAATTTTGCCCTAGTATACAGGTGCAGGCATATTTTGGAACgcaaaaagagagagaggagcTTAGGTACGAGTTGCAAGATGCCGAGTTTGACGTTTTGGTTACCACATATAACTTGGCCTGTGGCTCTCCGCAAGATGCAAAGTTTTTAAAGAATCAAAACTTCAATGTGATTGTGTACGACGAAGGTCATTTGTTGAAGAACTCGCAATCTGAAAGGTATGTTAAGCTCATGAAGCTCAAGGGAAAATTTAGGCTACTTTTGACAGGTACACCtttgcaaaacaatttaaaagAATTGGTCTCGCTACTTGCGTTTATTTTGCCAGATGTATTTaatcaaaataaagaagattaTGTTGCAATTTTTAGGCAAAAGGCAACAAAGGTCACTGCAACGAATGAGAAGGAggagacaaagaaaaactaTAATCCTCTTCTTTCCGTTCAAGCAATAAAGAATGCGAAAACCATGATGACACCATTTGTTCTTCGAAGACGCAAGGACCAAGTGCTTCAGAATTTACCCGCCAAATGTCATGAAGTCTGCCACTGTCAAATGACTAATGATCAGGCCAAGCTATACAACAAGTTCCTTGAAGACGGTCGCAGGACTAGGCAAGAGAGGTTAAGACGTAAGAGTTTGAGCCCAGCAGAGTTGGCCAAGTTGAATAAAAATGATCCAGTTCCAACATCTTCAAATGTTTTGATGCAGTTACGTAAGGCTGCATTGCATCCACTTTTGTTTAGGTCGATATATGATGATGCAAAGTTGCGTCAAATGGCCAAGGCGATTATGAATGAACCTGCATATGCCGAAGCCAATCAGCAGTATATTTATGAGGACATGTGCGTCATGTCGGATGCTGAGTTGAATCGATTGTGTGTGCAGTTTCCACATACACTAAAAAAGTGGCAGCTTCCTGAAGATGCATTTTTGGATAGTGGGAAAATCAAGACTTTGGAATCGATTCTCAAATCCATTATAGTTGAAAGAAGGGAAAAAgtgttgattttttctttgtttacCCAAATGTTGGATATATTAGAGCAAGTTTTGTCTGTATTCAAGTACAAATTTGTTCGGTTAGATGGTGGAACTAGAGTTGAAGAGCGTCAAGAGACTattgatttattttatcAGGATGATTCGATTCCAGTTTTCTTGCTTTCAACCAAAGCTGGTGGTTTTGGTATCAATTTAGTTGCAGCCAACAATGTCATCAGCTACGACCAATCGTTTAACCCACACGATGATAAACAAGCCGAAGATAGAGCACACCGAGTcggacaaaagaaagaggtcACGGTCTACAAACTTGTGAGTGACAAGACCATAGAGATCAATATGATGATGCTCGCACAAAATAAGCTTCAATTGGACGCAAGTATGTCGGACGAGACTTCGGAAACaaagattgaagaaaacTCTGCATctattttggaaaagattATTTATGACGACAAAAAGAACTGACCATAAACTGGCAGCTGTAGTTAGAGAACCCGATGAGGTGAAAAAAGTAGTATATCTACATACATAACATACAGAACATACAGAACATACAGAACATACAGAACATATACAGaacatatataaaatatatataatatatgtatatatatatattagaaaaagatttcaaaaacaaaaattaaatcaaagaataaaaactACAAAAAATGTAGGTTactataaaaaaagaagaagatgcaGAATTTGGTTATCAGGTATAGAATTATATTTGACGTGtctcaaaaacaaatttgcaACCTTGCAGCCGATTATTACATAatagctttttttttttttgctttctctcTCCTGTTTTTCCGAGCGTTTCCACAATTGTGAACAAACCCATCATATAGAATATTCGGTTTGttaatccaaaaaaaaacgacaACCCAATACTCATTTCTATCACTCTACTTTCTTCCTACATTTTATTACTCCACTTGCTCATTTTACATTTCTTTATATTATTGTGATGAAAGCAGTACGCTATATCCAAACAGCCGCAAGGTCTAGACCATTGCATCGCTTGCATTCGCAAAGGACTTTTTGTCTATCCTcgcctttcttttctcgcCTCcactcatcatcatcatcatcatcatcatcgtctaAACTTTTACTATCCACTCCCTACAAAAGACCCACATCTCCAAGTTTGCATTTCACGAGATCACTTTTCATTCAAACTGCGGAAACTCCCAATGATCATGCACTCAAgttccttccttctttgCAGATTCTTGGTGAGAATGAAACTCGTGAGTTTTTGAGTGGACGCGAAGCTCATTCTTCGCCCCTTGCAGTACGATTATTTAGTATAGATGGGATCAAGTCCATCATGTTTGGCTCCAACTTTATAACTATTGAGAAATTGCCGCAATACGAATGGGCTTTACTCAAGCCTGAAatcttttctattctcaCGGAGTACTTGAATCAGGGGCTTCCGATTAtgaatgaagaagaaggcgCCTTGGCTGATGACGTGGCTTTcaatgaagatgacgatgaagTGGTGCAGATGATTAAGGAGTTGATTTTCACAAGGATTCGTCCCGCTATTCAGGATGATGGTGGGGATATTGAGTTTGTCGAGTTTAGAGAATCGGATGGTACAGTATTCTTGAGGCTCAAGGGGGCATGCCGATCGTGCGATTCGAGTTCCGTGACATTGAAAAATGGGATTGAGAGCATGTTGAAACACTACATTGAGGAAGTGCAATCAGTTGAGCCTATTGAAGATGAGGCCGAGCCAGAGactgttgaagaagaagcgaAGATGGCTAAATACCAGAGTAAGATTATCCCTAGAAGCAGAGAAAATGAGGCCGAAGCACCACCGAGTCTATAAACCAGCTGAAATTGAGATTGAGATTTGTATATAATGATGTGAGTGAATGAAACTTTTGTATCTTAtaatgtttttatttttttctaaataCTTTTGTAATGGATTTCTATAACTTAAATGTTTACAACAAGTGTCTGTGTTTTGAAGATAAaggtgaaaaagaaaagaatatatcTGGTCATAAATTTATAACTGATTAAcgtagtaaaaaaaaaaaaaaagaagaaaaaaaaaatataaaggagagaaagaaaatggaaactGAAAAACCCACAAGTTACTccgattttgaaaacaccatacgcacacacacatacatacatacatatatatatatatatatatatatatatatataaacatacacacacatacacaagtattcctttttgtttgtattaTTTGCAATGGATAAGGTATTGCTAGTACTTCTTTCAATACTACTAGGATTCACCATCCTTGTAGTGCAGTTTTTCCTCCAGTCGGGCGGATTGAAAACCATCAAGATTGCAAACAAGTCGCCGTACTACAGACCCACATTCCTTATCTGTGGTCCGAACAATGCGGGCAAAACGGCGCTTTTTTATAAATTACTTGGCGATGGGTCTGGAATTGATGAAGGAGGGGCAGGAAACGAAAAGGACAAGGGTTTAAAAATTGTCACCACGGTGTCTTCAATTGAGCCCAACTTTGCGGATATTACACTTCCAATATCCAATCCGCAAGTTGGCAAGAAATTCCAATTGGTTGATTATCCCGGCCATTTGAAGTACTGGAACTTGTTTGAAAGGCTCGTTAGACAAGATATTACTCTTTCGCAATTGAAGGGTGTGATTATAGTTATTGACTCCAGTAGCGGTAACTGGGGTAAGGATAGTTTACAGGTTGAAAAGTTGACAAAGTTTTTGTACAATTTAATTGCAATTACCGAGAGGAAGCAGAACGGTGTTGACTACATGTTTGCCTTGAACAAGAGTGATATGTTTGATGCTTTGCCTGTTCACAAGATCAGGTCGACCTTGGAGCTGGAGATACACAAGTTGATCCAGAATGAGATTAGTAGTAGGGAAAAGACATCTGGGATTGATGCAATTGACGATGACGCAGAGGATAGCGTACACGGCGGAAgaggtagtggtagtggtggtagtggtggtggtgtagGTGCCAATGGGAATGGCGGGGTGAGTAGGGAGAGTTTGAGGGAGTTTTGGTTGGGAGTGCTTGGCTCTGCCAAGGGTTCTACATTTACATTTGATAAATTGGAAGGGAATATGGACTTTTTGAATGGTAGTGTGTTGAAGGGAAAAATAGGAAGCTGGGAAGATTGGATGGATGAGAAAGTTGTTAATCCGTAAACAGAATCATAATGGAGGTGAAAGGTTAATATAGCTGAatcaaatttgaaaaaaaaaaaaaaaaaatgaaagaagaaaagaaacgaaCAGGTACacagtaaaaaaaagaggcatatttattttatacaATGAACTGCCTTGACCTATTTTTCAAGATGGTTTTGAATGTAGATTAGGCAATAATATATACTATAATGCAATGGGACGATGTTATGCCATCTAAATTGCAagtctctttctctccgCGTTTctcttattattattattttttttttttccttaaGTTTCCATGGTagattataaaaaaaaaaaaaccaaaagtcGAGTTTAGTTTGTGAGTTGGTGGGTTGGTGCTTGTGGAAAGAAGCCTTCTTGTTGTAATTTTtcactcttttctttctcgtGCTTTCTCCTTTGGTGAAGCATCAATCGGTTCTTGTATATAGTTTGTTCTAATTGgtattttttgaatttgaacagtttgatttcttcttctttctccttgAGGTTTTGTAATTGGTCTGCTAGTCGTGCCTTAAGGGTTTCATACTTGCTTTTACCGTCCTTGTCGTTATTCTGCTCCTGACTcttgcttttttctttgtcgttgtcgttgtcaTTTGTTGACGGGTTATCTCCATTATTGTTCAGTTTCCAGTAGTTGCTCATGCCCCAGAGGTATGGTTTTTCTGTTTCCATATCTTTGCGCAACTTTGCCACGCTctgatttatttgtttaacTTCTTGGTGTAACAAGTTGTATGATTCTGGTTTTATGGGGGTAGCAAACTGGTCATCTAACAAATGCGAGGGGCAAACGTAAAAGAAATCATGCTGGTTTTCTGATACTAGAACGGTTGAAGATGGCTTGAAGCAGATCATGCATGGTTTAGAGTCGGCCAGCGAGACTTGTCGCAGGATGTAATTGTTTGGAAATGGCGGAccctgctgctgctgctgctgctgctgctgttgccgTGGCTGGGATGTTTTGCTCATGGtttaataaataattaaatGAGGAAATGAACAAGTAAAAGAATTGAGACACAGGTGATTGTCTTATCTCACAATAGGTGTATTCTTGCTTTGTTTGGGTTGATGCAATTACCACTTACCACTTACCACtatcaacaccaacactaAGACTCTGTAGTTTAGTTACTAGATGAGGATGAACAAGTACAATATTATGGTATATAATGCGGGGACAacagaaagagagagtgtgtgagTGTAAGTATTGGGGCAAGGTATGAGAGTAATAATATTATGTAATAACCATATGGTTATTACATAATATACAATGTATAATCAAGAGGAAATCACCACTTTCCTAATCGAGTCAAAATACGCCAggcataaaaaaaaaagaatgagaaaacacggagagaaagagagagagagagagactcAGTGTAGCATTTAACAATCTTGCTCTTCCGAgctttcctcttttttaataCTTTTAATTAGAgataagaagaagacgtgactttctttcttctctttctctctctttgatacttataaagaaaagaaaagaaaagaaaaaaacaagtaaagaaagattaaaagcatttgttgatggtggtggtataCCAGTATCAAACTGTCATCTCACTTGTATGATTGcgatgtgtgtgtgtctgtgtgtatCTTTTACATCCCTTGTTCCTTGTTCCTTTTCGCTTTTCTGCTTCTCCTTGTCTCCACTGTTGGTCTAAATCTTTATAACCGACACCCAACCCAAAACTCCAACGTagtgattttttttattttattttttttctttttcttttttctttgttatattttatatttagtTTAGAGGCTACATCTTCATCAGTGTtagtatacatatatatttttttttattatttaaaaaaaaattgtaatgTGGTCGTGTACTTTGCCTATAATGTTTTGCCAAATGAGCTGTCTTGCACGACCACTAATttcccaaaaaaatataaaaaaataaaaaatataaaggaAGACAAAAAGAGTCATAGAGTGGTTGAATGTAATGTATTATATCAGTCCACTGGTTTaacaaagaggaaaagaggaaaacaGGAAAACAGgaaaacagcaacaacagcaacaactttATATGATACCTAGTAGATTTGTACTCTGTGACTACTGGCAGTATATACCAGTTAGTGTAAAAGTATTACATTACAAAAGAACTGTAGATTGTTggtgtgtatatatatatatatgtaaggTATAACCCTTTTTAGttgttgaaagaaaaacaacacaaGTGGCAGCTAGAACCAGTTTCAAACATATCCTTGTAAGGGCAACttccaataaaaaaaaaaaaaagtaaaaaacatttgacagagagagagaaggagagagacaaaagcaaattaaccaatatatatatgtatatatatatagtacACACACACTAGTAGACACACTAGTACACTGTTAATCATCTCTTAGTATAAACAACAAGCCACCCCTTTTCCCACCTTTTCCcaccttttcttcctccacTTTCTTCACAAGGTCCAacaaattatatatatattttttatttattttttagtTGGAACTAGCCAAGTTATCACATCAACTTTTATAATCCAGCTACTTTCACTATTACAACTACCACTAcaactaccactaccactactaatTTTATCGATTAAAGCGTAGCATAACATCATCCCTAGTTTTCGCCTCTCCCTCcccctt
It encodes the following:
- a CDS encoding uncharacterized protein (BUSCO:EOG092651K1); the encoded protein is MSKTSQPRQQQQQQQQQQGPPFPNNYISRQVSSADSKPCMICFKPSSTVLVSENQHDFFYVCPSHLLDDQFATPIKPESYNLLHQEVKQINQSVAKLRKDMETEKPYLWGMSNYWKSNNNGDNPSTNDNDNDKEKSKSQEQNNDKDGKSKYETLKARLADQLQNLKEKEEEIKSFKFKKYQLEQTIYKNRLMLHQRRKHEKEKSEKLQQEGFFPQAPTHQLTN
- the FUN30 gene encoding DNA-dependent ATPase fun30 is translated as MSWFRKGETKPVSTSGLQENKVQVPASSPIRIDTSTRDDSPIRQPSLAAGLPSLSSSASTAAASTSASASASLSNDAKERELEKKRQRIRSHPDFPLIQKRFDYLNEKELFKGFVKGGGRVREVTKWLEENYSREEYLRKQKEELERKYKEENKLRQQQREERLRLEYEALLKRKESKVETDQKRDDNKDKLGKLGKLGVQEKEKDRGVEKEKYEKKEKHEEVEKEKDDDDDDDDDDDDAISIAPTRKTAPAFIADEDESPVKGKARVKTSTIEPSPVKENNSSTKVEIKSKQSILNKYRNPTLRNQPTLEQFGRLASLSNINSSSPLSNNNNNIKRRKLVRGSLLDGTLSSESESSSPVPAPSALSAKFSFHDDSIPNRSSTASPIVPAAPLDELEESERRIAENRRRAKLQKQQYNNNNNNNNNINNYSQARYGHPKHSHGSKSNVISISDEEEMVLDDDDLSDSMSEEELVMGAEDGITSIDGQIVEFLNNASIEDIVDISNVEPDVAERVISARPFNTINDIADNNFADANAPVSNRRKTVGLRMIEQTEVSLKGYKAVDSLIKKCAQYGEIVSSQMKAWGVTQTGQEGELDVVDLDPTDDGEAKTTIDVPADKKEEEEDDDDDDDVVEVKKGSSGLRYLKHKPALLSDDITLNNYQQVGLNWINMLYRNKISCILADEMGLGKTCQVISFMAHLKETGAKHPHLVVVPASTLENWIREFNKFCPSIQVQAYFGTQKEREELRYELQDAEFDVLVTTYNLACGSPQDAKFLKNQNFNVIVYDEGHLLKNSQSERYVKLMKLKGKFRLLLTGTPLQNNLKELVSLLAFILPDVFNQNKEDYVAIFRQKATKVTATNEKEETKKNYNPLLSVQAIKNAKTMMTPFVLRRRKDQVLQNLPAKCHEVCHCQMTNDQAKLYNKFLEDGRRTRQERLRRKSLSPAELAKLNKNDPVPTSSNVLMQLRKAALHPLLFRSIYDDAKLRQMAKAIMNEPAYAEANQQYIYEDMCVMSDAELNRLCVQFPHTLKKWQLPEDAFLDSGKIKTLESILKSIIVERREKVLIFSLFTQMLDILEQVLSVFKYKFVRLDGGTRVEERQETIDLFYQDDSIPVFLLSTKAGGFGINLVAANNVISYDQSFNPHDDKQAEDRAHRVGQKKEVTVYKLVSDKTIEINMMMLAQNKLQLDASMSDETSETKIEENSASILEKIIYDDKKN